In a single window of the Neodiprion virginianus isolate iyNeoVirg1 chromosome 1, iyNeoVirg1.1, whole genome shotgun sequence genome:
- the LOC124310083 gene encoding esterase E4-like isoform X1, protein MLSCCLKEDLVLLLFVTIFFSLSCASAVKNNQPEVTICQGILRGKILTTYSNRSVSAFLGIPYAQPPIGKLRFANPVAADGWKGTRNATVDSNECPQISLLSKKINGDEDCLYLNVYTPQLPKNSISRLLPVMVFFHGGEFIIGSDTSSVYGPEFLLDKDVILVTLNYRLGPLGYLSTGDKVASGNWGLKDQILALKWVQSNVKYFGGDPDQVTLFGQSAGAGSVHLLTMMDITIGLFHRYITESGSALAAWAYRPSGPYASQAFDLGKYVGCFNTSTDPLIECLRTVDVSNILGFYPKFYDWRSFPIVVWGPTDEPNIDGAILTDSPQNLIRNGRVRDLPWVSGVCRDDGLAMSIPFYENETLVDYFLANFDSILPIFLNWKYLPGSGTAWVEDIKSYYFKNFEADKNVILANLTVLVSDVYFNYPAYDALRQQFATAVNPQYFYTFDYRGALSFSYAYGGTKSYCGVPHGEELLYLFPNPQNFQKERFWGHNETRSKKDYEMVNVMVELWTSFATHGTPTSPAFGNNTKWEPFSITNAKNLHIGNKSNLGLTVEYPYFKERLQFWDELKAKVPL, encoded by the exons ATGTTGTCGTGCTGCCTGAAAGAAGACCTTGTCCTGCTGCTATTCgtgacaattttcttttctttaagCTGTGCTTCagcggtgaaaaataatcaacctGAAGTGACAATTTGTCAAGGAATCCTGCGAGGAAAAATACTGACGACGTACAGTAATCGAAGTGTGTCAGCTTTCCTGGGAATTCCTTACGCGCAACCACCGATTGGAAAACTCCG ATTCGCAAATCCAGTGGCAGCTGATGGTTGGAAAGGAACTCGAAACGCTACTGTAGATTCGAATGAATGCCCTCAGATCTCATTGTTGAGCAAGAAAATAAACGGGGACGAGGATTGCTTGTATCTGAATGTATACACGCCACAG CTTCCCAAAAATTCAATCTCGCGACTACTTCCGGTGATGGTGTTCTTTCACGGTGGAGAATTCATCATTGGAAGCGATACTTCATCGGTTTATGGCCCAGAATTCCTCCTCGACAAAGATGTGATTCTCGTAACCTTGAACTATCGTCTAGGACCATTAGGATATTTGAGCACCGGCGACAAGGTAGCTTCCGGAAATTGGGGCTTGAAGGACCAGATCCTAGCCCTGAAATGGGTTCAAAGTAATGTCAAGTACTTCGGAGGCGATCCTGATCAGGTCACGCTGTTCGGGCAAAGTGCAGGCGCGGGTTCGGTTCATCTTCTGACAATGATGGATATCACGATTG GGCTCTTTCACAGATACATAACGGAAAGTGGATCCGCACTTGCGGCATGGGCTTATAGACCAAGCGGTCCATATGCTAGCCAAGCATTTGACCTTGGTAAATATGTTGGCTGTTTCAATACATCAACGGATCCCCTGATTGAATGCTTGCGGACAGTCGATGTTTCGAATATTTTAGGTTTTTACCCGAAATTCTATGATTGGCGATCATTTCCGATAGTCGTGTGGGGCCCCACTGATGAACCAAATATCGATGGTGCCATTCTCACTGACAGTCCCCAAAATTTGATTCGCAATGGTCGGGTTCGAGATTTGCCTTGGGTTTCAGGTGTTTGTCGAGATGACGGATTAGCTATGTCTATAC CTTTTTATGAAAATGAGACACTGGTCGATTACTTTCTGGCAAACTTCGACAGCATCTTacctatttttttaaactggaAGTATTTACCGGGTTCGGGAACCGCTTGGGTTGAAGACATCAAGTCGTActacttcaaaaattttgaagccGACAAAAACGTG ATACTGGCAAACCTAACAGTCCTTGTGAGTGACGTTTATTTCAACTACCCGGCTTACGACGCACTCCGACAGCAGTTTGCAACGGCTGTGAATccacaatatttttacacattCGATTACCGTGGTGCATTAAGCTTTTCGTACGCGTATGGCGGTACTAAGTCTTATTGCGGCGTGCCACATGGTGAGGAACTACTATACCTATTCCCGAATCCCCAAAATTTCCAAAAGGAAAGATTTTGGGGTCACAACGAAACTCGAAGCAAGAAAGATTATGAAATGGTGAACGTTATGGTGGAATTGTGGACGTCTTTCGCTACCCATGG AACACCCACGAGTCCGGCTTTTGGTAACAACACGAAATGGGAACCATTTTCAATCACGAATGCCAAGAATCTTCACATCGGAAATAAATCCAATCTCGGACTCACCGTTGAATATCCCTATTTCAAAGAACGTCTACAGTTTTGGGATGAGCTGAAAGCTAAGGTGCCGTTATAA
- the LOC124310083 gene encoding esterase E4-like isoform X2, with protein sequence MLSCCLKEDLVLLLFVTIFFSLSCASAVKNNQPEVTICQGILRGKILTTYSNRSVSAFLGIPYAQPPIGKLRFANPVAADGWKGTRNATVDSNECPQISLLSKKINGDEDCLYLNVYTPQLPKNSISRLLPVMVFFHGGEFIIGSDTSSVYGPEFLLDKDVILVTLNYRLGPLGYLSTGDKVASGNWGLKDQILALKWVQSNVKYFGGDPDQVTLFGQSAGAGSVHLLTMMDITIGLFHRYITESGSALAAWAYRPSGPYASQAFDLGFYPKFYDWRSFPIVVWGPTDEPNIDGAILTDSPQNLIRNGRVRDLPWVSGVCRDDGLAMSIPFYENETLVDYFLANFDSILPIFLNWKYLPGSGTAWVEDIKSYYFKNFEADKNVILANLTVLVSDVYFNYPAYDALRQQFATAVNPQYFYTFDYRGALSFSYAYGGTKSYCGVPHGEELLYLFPNPQNFQKERFWGHNETRSKKDYEMVNVMVELWTSFATHGTPTSPAFGNNTKWEPFSITNAKNLHIGNKSNLGLTVEYPYFKERLQFWDELKAKVPL encoded by the exons ATGTTGTCGTGCTGCCTGAAAGAAGACCTTGTCCTGCTGCTATTCgtgacaattttcttttctttaagCTGTGCTTCagcggtgaaaaataatcaacctGAAGTGACAATTTGTCAAGGAATCCTGCGAGGAAAAATACTGACGACGTACAGTAATCGAAGTGTGTCAGCTTTCCTGGGAATTCCTTACGCGCAACCACCGATTGGAAAACTCCG ATTCGCAAATCCAGTGGCAGCTGATGGTTGGAAAGGAACTCGAAACGCTACTGTAGATTCGAATGAATGCCCTCAGATCTCATTGTTGAGCAAGAAAATAAACGGGGACGAGGATTGCTTGTATCTGAATGTATACACGCCACAG CTTCCCAAAAATTCAATCTCGCGACTACTTCCGGTGATGGTGTTCTTTCACGGTGGAGAATTCATCATTGGAAGCGATACTTCATCGGTTTATGGCCCAGAATTCCTCCTCGACAAAGATGTGATTCTCGTAACCTTGAACTATCGTCTAGGACCATTAGGATATTTGAGCACCGGCGACAAGGTAGCTTCCGGAAATTGGGGCTTGAAGGACCAGATCCTAGCCCTGAAATGGGTTCAAAGTAATGTCAAGTACTTCGGAGGCGATCCTGATCAGGTCACGCTGTTCGGGCAAAGTGCAGGCGCGGGTTCGGTTCATCTTCTGACAATGATGGATATCACGATTG GGCTCTTTCACAGATACATAACGGAAAGTGGATCCGCACTTGCGGCATGGGCTTATAGACCAAGCGGTCCATATGCTAGCCAAGCATTTGACCTTG GTTTTTACCCGAAATTCTATGATTGGCGATCATTTCCGATAGTCGTGTGGGGCCCCACTGATGAACCAAATATCGATGGTGCCATTCTCACTGACAGTCCCCAAAATTTGATTCGCAATGGTCGGGTTCGAGATTTGCCTTGGGTTTCAGGTGTTTGTCGAGATGACGGATTAGCTATGTCTATAC CTTTTTATGAAAATGAGACACTGGTCGATTACTTTCTGGCAAACTTCGACAGCATCTTacctatttttttaaactggaAGTATTTACCGGGTTCGGGAACCGCTTGGGTTGAAGACATCAAGTCGTActacttcaaaaattttgaagccGACAAAAACGTG ATACTGGCAAACCTAACAGTCCTTGTGAGTGACGTTTATTTCAACTACCCGGCTTACGACGCACTCCGACAGCAGTTTGCAACGGCTGTGAATccacaatatttttacacattCGATTACCGTGGTGCATTAAGCTTTTCGTACGCGTATGGCGGTACTAAGTCTTATTGCGGCGTGCCACATGGTGAGGAACTACTATACCTATTCCCGAATCCCCAAAATTTCCAAAAGGAAAGATTTTGGGGTCACAACGAAACTCGAAGCAAGAAAGATTATGAAATGGTGAACGTTATGGTGGAATTGTGGACGTCTTTCGCTACCCATGG AACACCCACGAGTCCGGCTTTTGGTAACAACACGAAATGGGAACCATTTTCAATCACGAATGCCAAGAATCTTCACATCGGAAATAAATCCAATCTCGGACTCACCGTTGAATATCCCTATTTCAAAGAACGTCTACAGTTTTGGGATGAGCTGAAAGCTAAGGTGCCGTTATAA